The Ramlibacter pinisoli genome segment GGTATTCGGCCGTGAAGCGGATGTGCTTGCTGGGCACCGCGAACAGCAGGGCCGAGTTGAAGTGCTTGAGGCGGTGCTCGGCATAGGCCAGCGGGTGGGCGGCGATCGCACGGGCCCACTGGGCAACCAGGCCGTCGGGCAGTGTCGGCGTGTCCGCGTCGGGCCGATGGACCCGGTCGGCGCAGCGGCCCCACATGCTCAGGCTGTCCCACCAGTAGGGCGAGTAGCAGGCCTTCAGGTCGTCGCGCGACAGCGTGGCGCGCGGCTCGAGCACGGCGGGGTCGCCGGTGTGCACGGCGATGCCCATCAGGTCGAACAGGAACAGGGACTGGGTGGCGTTCTGCGCCACCGGCCGGAACAGCTGCTGGTTCAGCAGCTGGCCGGCGGGCAATGCCACGATCGCGACCAGCACCGCCGCCACCATCAGCCGCACGTTGCGCAGCCAGTGCCGGGGCGCGAAGGCATACAGCAGCAGGGGCCCCAGGCCGAACAGGGCGTTGGTGCGCACCAGGGTGCCGTAGGCGACCAGCAGCGCGATGGCGACGCCGACGGCGAGCGGAATGCGGCGATCACGGCTGCGGTACCAGAACAACGCGCCGGCCGCGGCGAGCCAGCTGGCGGCCATGCCGACATCCTTCACCACCTGGGCGTTGACGTACAGGAAGGGCGGAAAGGCGCCGGCCGCGGCGACGACCAGGGCCAGGCGCGGATGGCCGGCGCGGCGCACCGCGTCGGCGATGAGGCCGAAACCGGCCCAGTAGGCCGCCAGGTGCAGCACCAGCAGCGGCCCCGGGCCGTCGGCGACGTGCAGCAGCAGCGACCACAGCCACGCCATCACCGGCGGGTGCCAGTCGCCATAGCGTCCGGTCACCGCCTGCCGGTACTGCTGCAGCGTGTCGTTGTTCATCACGCCGGGAAAGTGCAGCGCCACGTTGGCGGCGAACAGCAGCGCGACCAGCCCCAGGAGCAGCCAGCCGGCCATGCCCTCGAAGCCGCCCGCGGCGACCGTCCGCTCGCGCCGGTCCCAGCCGAACAGGAAGTCGGAATCGGTCTGCATGGCCACCGGTCAGGACAGGACCGGGGTCGCGGCCATGGCTTCGTCGTGCTGCGCCTGCGCCTGCGCGGGCTGGGCGGCGGGCCGGCGACCGGCCGCGAGCGCGCGGGTGGCGCGGATGTCGGCGTCGGGCCACTGGGGCGCCGGGATGTCCAGGTAGGCCAGCCGCTTGAGCTCGCGGCGTGAGTGCGTGACGGTGTCCAGGATCAGGCCGCACACCATCGACAGCACGGCCACCAGCATGATGCCGACCGACAGCACGGCGGTCGGCAGCCGCGGCACGAGGCCGGTGCGCAGGAATTCCAGTACCACCGGGGTGGCCAGGCCGAGCGACAGCAGCGCCAGCACGACGAAGCTGCAGCCGAAGAACATGAGCGGACGCTCCTCCTTCACCAGCAGGCCGATCATGCGCAGGATGCGCAGGCCGTCGCGGATCGTGTTCAGCTTGGAGTTCGAGCCCTCGGGCCGGTCCTTGTAGCGGGTGGGCACCTCGGCCGTCTTCATGCGCAGTTCGAGCGCGTGCACCGTCAGCTCGGTCTCGATCTCGAAGCCGCTCGAGGTCGCCGGGAACGACTTGACGAAGCGGCGCGAGAACACGCGGTACCCCGAGAGCATGTCGTCGAACTGCTTGCCGAAGATCACCTGCACCAGGCCGGTGAGCAGGCGGTTGCCGAAGCGGTGGCCGAAGCGGTAGGCCTCCTTGATCTGCGTCACCCGGGCGCCGTTGACCATGTCGAGCTGGCCGTCGAGCAGCGTGCGCACCAGCGCCGGCGCCGACGACGCGTCGTAGGTGTCGTCGCCGTCCACCAGCACGTAGACATCGGCCTCGACGTCGCTGAACATGCGGCGCATCACGTTGCCCTTGCCGGGGAACGGCTCGTGGCCGACGATGGCGCCGGCACGGGCCGCCACCTCCGCCGTGCGGTCGGTGGAGGCGTTGTCGTAGACGTAGATGCGTGCGCCCGGCAGCGCGCGACGGAAGTCCTCCACCACGCGCCCGATCGCGACCTCCTCGTTGAAGCAGGGGATCACGACGGCGACATCGACGGCATTCAAATCATTCAACATGGCTCACGGCTCCCTGGCGGCGACACCACCCTGCCGAGGGCGGTTGGTCGGCGTCCAGGGATGCTAGGCCGCGCAACCGTCCAGCGGGCGTCGCATAGCCCGGTGGAGCCATGGCCCTAACGGTCGAGCCGGCGTGCTCAACCGTGGGACGGAACCGCGAGATCGGCGCTGACGATCCAGCCTTCCAGCGGATCGAGCGCGGCCGGCAGGCCCCAGCGCGGCGGGCCCTGCAGGGCGGCCCAGCCGGCCTGCACCATGCACAGCACCGCGTCCAGCGCGTCGCCGCTGGCATCGGCGACCAGGGCGTCGCGCTGCGCATGGCTGAGCTTCAGGCGCAGGCCCAGGCGGGTCTGGCCGGCCTCGAGCGCGGTGACGATGTCCTTGCGCGCGATCAGGCGCTCGGGCGTGTGCTTGCCGCGGTCGTCGCTCTTGTAGCTGCGGCGGCCGATGAGCTCGCGCGCGAGCAGGCCGGGGTAGGCCTCCAGCGCCACCCGGTCCGGATCGCCGACATGGACGCCCGGCAGGTCGACCCCGGCGGCCAGCAGCAGGGGAACGGCCGCATGCAGCATGTACGCGACCGGCGGGTTGACCCACTTCATCGACGGGCTGGAGCCGGCCAGGCGGTCGAAGGCGCGGTGGGCGAACTTGTTGCCGGCCGGCCGCGCATCACAGAACGCCGCGAAGGTGGCACGGATCTGCTCGCGCGTCAGGCCGGCGTAGTGGCGCATGCACGCCTCCCACCCGGTCGGCCAGCCGAGCTGCTCGACGAGTTCGCGCGGCAGGCCGAACGGCACGTCGAAGCCGCCGACCCAGGAACCCGGCTCGCCCAGCCAGTGGCCGAAGGCCGGCAGGGTGTCCAGGTGCTGCAGCCGGTCGAGCACCACCCGGCCCTGGCGCTCGTGGCCCAGGGCCAGCACGATGGGCTTGCGGCGGCTCGGGCTGCTGGAGAAGTCGCAGCCGACCAGGGTCGCTGGGGCGCTCACGCCGGCGGGCCGCCGAGCGCCGCCCGCACCTCGTCGGGAACGGGCGCGCTGCGCAGGGCGCTGCCCGGGCCGTCCGCGTAGCGGCACCACACGCGCGACTCGCTGCCGCGCGCCAGCAGCGTGCCATCGCCTGCCAGCACGAACTCGTGGCCGATGCTGAACGAGCTGCGCCCCCAGCGCGTGACCTGCGAGCGGATCTCGACCAGGTCGCCGAAGGTGGGCGAACGCAGGAAGTCGCAGGCGGCGTGCACCAGCGGCAGGGTGTAGTGCTCGGCGCGCATGCGCGCGGCCGGATAGCCCGCCTGGGCGGCCAGCCCCCAGGTGGCCGCGTCCATCCAGCGGTAGTAGGTCGGGTAGAAGACGATGCCGGCGGGGTCGCAGTCGCCCCAGGCCAGCTCGCGCTGCAGGCGCACGACGACGGTCATCGGCGCGGCCGCGCGGGTCAGGTCCGGCCGCAGATGGCGGCGGTGGCCATCAGGTCCTCCAGCAGCGCCAGCGACACCTTGCCGGACACGGCATAGGGATCGAGCTCGGGCTTCTCGGAGTACTTCAGCAGGATCGTGTGGTTGAGCTTGGACAGGTTGACCTGCCCCATGGTCCAGCCGCCGAAGCGACGCTCGAAGATTTCCTCGTAGTGCAGCAGCGCGACGTCCTTGTGGCGCGGATCCTTCTGGATGTGGCCGAACAGGTCGGACACCTGCAGCCGGCCGCCCTCGATGGCCTGCAGGAAGATGCCGCCGCCGTAGCAGAGGATGCCGGTGATGCCGCTGACCGGGTTGTGCTGGCGCGCCTGCGCCAGGATGGCTTCGATGCCGTCGGGGCGCGTGTCGACCGCGCGGCTGCAGTAGAGGAGACGAACCAGCATGCTCAGTTGCCCCCGTTCCGCTTGGGGATCAGCGCCAGGAATTCGCGCCGCAGCGCCGCGTCCTTGAGGAACACGCCGCGCATGACCGAGTTGATCATCTTGCTGTCCATGTCCTTCACGCCGCGCCAGGCCATGCAGTAGTGGCTGGCCTCCATGACGATGGCCAGGCCGTCCGGCTGCGTCTTGTCCATGATCAGGTCGGCCAGCTGCACCACCGCCTCCTCCTGGATCTGCGGCCGCCCCATCACCCATTCGGCCAGCCGGGCGTACTTGGACAACCCGATGACGTTGGTGTGCTCGTTGGGCAGCACGCCGATCCAGATCTTGCCGATGACGGGACAGAAGTGGTGGCTGCAGGCCGAGCGCACGGTGATCGGGCCGACGATCATCAGCTCGTTCAGGTGCTCGGCGTTCGGGAACTCGGTGATGGTGGGCGGGCGCACGTAGCGGCCGCGGAACACCTCGTTCAGGTACATCTTG includes the following:
- a CDS encoding glycosyltransferase family 2 protein is translated as MLNDLNAVDVAVVIPCFNEEVAIGRVVEDFRRALPGARIYVYDNASTDRTAEVAARAGAIVGHEPFPGKGNVMRRMFSDVEADVYVLVDGDDTYDASSAPALVRTLLDGQLDMVNGARVTQIKEAYRFGHRFGNRLLTGLVQVIFGKQFDDMLSGYRVFSRRFVKSFPATSSGFEIETELTVHALELRMKTAEVPTRYKDRPEGSNSKLNTIRDGLRILRMIGLLVKEERPLMFFGCSFVVLALLSLGLATPVVLEFLRTGLVPRLPTAVLSVGIMLVAVLSMVCGLILDTVTHSRRELKRLAYLDIPAPQWPDADIRATRALAAGRRPAAQPAQAQAQHDEAMAATPVLS
- a CDS encoding DUF429 domain-containing protein, yielding MSAPATLVGCDFSSSPSRRKPIVLALGHERQGRVVLDRLQHLDTLPAFGHWLGEPGSWVGGFDVPFGLPRELVEQLGWPTGWEACMRHYAGLTREQIRATFAAFCDARPAGNKFAHRAFDRLAGSSPSMKWVNPPVAYMLHAAVPLLLAAGVDLPGVHVGDPDRVALEAYPGLLARELIGRRSYKSDDRGKHTPERLIARKDIVTALEAGQTRLGLRLKLSHAQRDALVADASGDALDAVLCMVQAGWAALQGPPRWGLPAALDPLEGWIVSADLAVPSHG
- a CDS encoding BLUF domain-containing protein, whose amino-acid sequence is MLVRLLYCSRAVDTRPDGIEAILAQARQHNPVSGITGILCYGGGIFLQAIEGGRLQVSDLFGHIQKDPRHKDVALLHYEEIFERRFGGWTMGQVNLSKLNHTILLKYSEKPELDPYAVSGKVSLALLEDLMATAAICGRT
- a CDS encoding acyl-CoA thioesterase, giving the protein MTVVVRLQRELAWGDCDPAGIVFYPTYYRWMDAATWGLAAQAGYPAARMRAEHYTLPLVHAACDFLRSPTFGDLVEIRSQVTRWGRSSFSIGHEFVLAGDGTLLARGSESRVWCRYADGPGSALRSAPVPDEVRAALGGPPA
- the folE gene encoding GTP cyclohydrolase I, with product MLMKAEPNQQALQAADEGTPVSVKIRERLLAARRRFHANDNIADYVQPGELEALLDEVESKMQGVLDSMVIDTSSDHNTVDTARRVAKMYLNEVFRGRYVRPPTITEFPNAEHLNELMIVGPITVRSACSHHFCPVIGKIWIGVLPNEHTNVIGLSKYARLAEWVMGRPQIQEEAVVQLADLIMDKTQPDGLAIVMEASHYCMAWRGVKDMDSKMINSVMRGVFLKDAALRREFLALIPKRNGGN